In one Halosimplex halophilum genomic region, the following are encoded:
- a CDS encoding NAD-dependent epimerase/dehydratase family protein, translating to MTRHALFVGGTRFIGRRAVREFRDAGYDVTVFHRGEHESPFADDGAVDHLRGDRTDDGDLADAAARDPDVVVDLVAYQPRDVRAAARAFDDVDAYVYVSSGAAYGAEDVPKREDETPLEPCTEQQATDDSQESYGARKAEGDRAVFAAAEDGVNAMSVRPCVVYGPHDYTRRFDYWVQRVANYDRVLVPGDGTNLWHRVGVENVARALRVVAEEGTPGEAYNVGDWRLQTLRETVETVADALDTEVEVVTAGERELAAGGLEPGDFPLYRDPPHVLDTNKLRSLGWEPQSPREAVAETVEATPEREADEAQEGPDRETEERVLGVLDTL from the coding sequence ATGACGCGACACGCGCTGTTCGTCGGCGGCACCCGCTTCATCGGCCGCCGCGCCGTCCGCGAGTTCCGCGACGCCGGCTACGACGTGACCGTCTTCCACCGCGGCGAACACGAGAGCCCGTTCGCCGACGACGGGGCGGTCGACCACCTGCGGGGCGACCGCACCGACGACGGCGACCTCGCCGACGCGGCGGCCCGCGACCCCGACGTGGTCGTCGACCTCGTCGCGTACCAGCCCCGAGACGTACGAGCCGCCGCCCGCGCCTTCGACGACGTCGACGCCTACGTCTACGTCTCCAGCGGTGCCGCCTACGGCGCCGAGGACGTGCCCAAGCGGGAGGACGAGACGCCGCTCGAACCCTGTACCGAGCAGCAGGCGACCGACGACTCCCAGGAGAGCTACGGCGCGCGCAAGGCCGAGGGCGACCGCGCCGTCTTCGCCGCCGCCGAAGACGGTGTGAACGCGATGAGCGTCCGCCCCTGCGTCGTCTACGGTCCCCACGACTACACCCGGCGGTTCGACTACTGGGTCCAGCGCGTGGCGAACTACGACCGCGTGCTCGTCCCCGGCGACGGCACCAACCTCTGGCACCGCGTGGGCGTCGAGAACGTCGCCCGCGCGCTCCGGGTGGTCGCCGAGGAGGGGACGCCCGGCGAGGCGTACAACGTCGGCGACTGGCGGCTCCAGACCCTCCGGGAGACCGTCGAGACCGTCGCCGACGCGCTCGATACGGAGGTCGAAGTCGTCACCGCGGGCGAGCGCGAACTCGCCGCGGGCGGGCTGGAACCGGGCGACTTCCCGCTGTATCGCGACCCGCCGCACGTGCTGGACACGAACAAACTGCGCTCGCTCGGGTGGGAACCCCAGTCGCCGAGGGAAGCGGTCGCCGAGACCGTCGAGGCGACGCCGGAGCGGGAGGCCGACGAAGCCCAGGAGGGGCCCGACCGTGAGACGGAGGAACGGGTGCTGGGCGTGCTGGACACGCTGTGA
- a CDS encoding LabA-like NYN domain-containing protein, which produces MENVHPGQRVAVLADAQNLYHTARSLYTRNIDYAELLDAAVADRQLTRAVAYVIRADAPEEESFFDALVDIGFETRIKDIKTFGDGSKKADWDVGMSLDAVTLANHVDTVVLATGDGDFSRLCSHLRHEGVRTEVMAFQESTAEELVAAADEFTDMSEDTDRFLL; this is translated from the coding sequence ATGGAAAACGTCCACCCGGGACAGCGCGTCGCGGTGCTCGCCGACGCGCAGAACCTCTATCACACCGCTCGCAGCCTCTACACGCGCAACATCGACTACGCCGAGCTGCTCGACGCCGCCGTCGCCGACCGCCAGCTGACCCGCGCCGTCGCCTACGTCATCCGCGCCGACGCCCCCGAAGAGGAGTCCTTCTTCGACGCCCTGGTCGACATCGGCTTCGAGACCCGCATCAAGGACATCAAGACCTTCGGCGACGGCTCGAAGAAGGCCGACTGGGACGTGGGGATGAGCCTCGACGCCGTGACGCTCGCCAACCACGTCGACACCGTCGTCCTCGCGACCGGGGACGGCGACTTCTCGCGGCTGTGTTCGCACCTCCGCCACGAGGGCGTCCGGACCGAAGTGATGGCCTTCCAGGAGTCGACCGCCGAGGAACTGGTCGCCGCCGCCGACGAGTTCACCGACATGAGCGAGGACACCGACCGGTTCCTGCTCTGA